The genomic region CGAATAACTCACTTTCGAACAAGGAAGCGGGGATTGCCCCACAGTTAATGGCGATAAATGGTGCAGTCTGCAATTCACGAAGATCATGAATGGCTTTGGCGAATAACTCCTTGCCTGTGCCACTCTCTCCGAGGATGAGCACGGTCGCTGAGGTGGTGCTGATCTTGCCGATGGTATCCAGACACTGGCGAATAACCGGGCTACTTCCTTTGATACGAGCAAATGGATCTGTGTCAGGACGCAGTCTGGCGACGGCTTTCTCCAGATGTTGGACTTTAGATGTCATATGTAATAGTTCCTGATGTAATCGAATTTCGGTTGTGATATCTACTTCCGCAGCTACTGCGCCCACAATGCGTCCATCCAGCTGAACCGGCCGGGCGTTAATCAGAGCGAACAGATCTGGTCTCGGCTGATGCTGTTTGCGGTAGACGGTTTCTCCGGTATATAACGTCTTGAGGGACTGGAGGCGATCAGGCGGAAAAAAGTCTGCGGCAGGCTGTCCGATAATATCATTTTTGCTAATTGAAAATACATGCTCCGCACCAGATGTCCAGTAGGCCACCTTAGCTTCTTCATTGATTAAGGTCAAGGCAGAACCGGCTGTTTCCAATGTGGTCTCAAAGTAGGCCTCCATCAGCCGATGTGCATGCATCATCGCATACAGGACATCGGATACGGCGATATAACCCAATATGGGCCCATCATCCTGAATGAACAAATAAGAAGATGTGTCAAATAAGGAGATGGTATCTACCAGAGATGTTGTTGATGGAATGGTGGGCTTGGAGAGACCTGTATCCAGATTGCCCGTATCCGTACGCAATAAAGACATTAAATCAGGAAGTAAATGTTTCATCGGTATCACCTCAGTTGGGGTATAACGTTCAGAACTATACCTGTTACAAGGAATTATTTCCATTTGAGTAAATGGAAAAATTTGAGTGGAGATATTTATTCATATTATAGCTTTCAAAATGAACTGTGTATAGATTTTTTGACATGAAGCATACATAACGCGATCGAAAATAGTAGTTGAGTTTGCTTTGTATATTTATAATACGCTTTCAATTTTGTTATTTGGGTTTGGTTGCTGAAAAATAATAAGAAAATGGAATTTAGAGTTAGGTAAGAGTCATTAAATATGACATTTAATTTTAAATGAACGGTTACTTTTAAAGGTTAAGTGATTCTATGTACTGCCCTTCAATTTGTCCACACCATTAAGAAACTTCTGAATAATACTATAAGAAGGACTGAATGAATCAAAGGAGGGTGATGAAATGGCTATTCTATCAACTGGCCCCATAGAGAATAATATTTCAGGGATAACGGGTATCCGACCTACTCAATCCGTCACGGTCAAAATTGATAACCGGAATGAGACAGAAATGTTCACGGTGCTTCTTCGGGGCTATTACCTTAATGGAGTCAGAACATTATATGTAGAAGAACTGCTCAATGTATCTCCTAATCAGGTCATAACCAAAGATTATGATGGGAATTTTGACGCTTTCGAGTTTGTATTTTCAACCTCAGACACGGCTGCTGAGGAAGCGCAAATATCCGTATGGGGCAAAGGTACTGAAGACGAGTTAGTCGCGGCTCACCGATTGGTATCCGAGGAGTTGTTGGGTGAGACTCAGAGTACAACGGGAAAAGGTTTATCCTCGTACGCCTATATTTTTAATACATCAGCTCAGACTGTAGCTACAGAAGCAGACCTAACCTTTGACAGTAACCAAAATCTTACGAATATTACTCATACACCTAATACCGCTGAGATTATTATTGGCAATGCCGGGGACTACGCGGTATTTTTCATCGTTGCAGGTGTACAGGTGAACCAATTCACCCTTTATCAAAACGGAGCCCCTGTAGGGGGCAGTGTCTATGGTAGCGGTGCTGGTACCCAACCCAATCTGGCAATGGTCATTATCACTGCTGCATCAAGTGATGTACTGACATTACGGAATCATTCCAGTGCATCAGAAGTTGATCTGCAAACCCTGGCAGGCGGAACACAGATCAATGCCAATGCCTCTATACTAATTCAACAATTAAGTGGTTAAACTTTTCGTGCTTGTAATTGTAATTAATAAATGGAAGTGTCCAGAAAAATAGACATTTAAAATTGAGGATGCTAATTTTTTAGACATTAAGAGATGAATCGGAGCGAAGAAAAATAGGATGCTCTGGTACGGTGTTCGTCCAGAAAAAACCATGTGCCCTGAAAGAGAGTGGCAGCATGGTTTTTATTTTGTCTTTGTTCATTTATATATTGATTCAGCTGAGGTAACTAGCGAAACATATTCTTAACGACCATCCAGAGATTAGCCGGTTTTTCGGCCAAACGGCGGGTATAGTACGGATACCACATGGTGCCATATGGCACGTAACAGCGAATCCGATAGCCTTCTTTAGCGAGACGTTCCTGTTCGCTCATGCGCAGACCATATAACATCTGAAATTCAAAGGCATCCGGCGAGATTCCACGGTCTTTGGCGTATTGTTTGGTCCAGTTAATAATGTGATCGTCATGCGAGGCAACCGCGGTGTACACACCCTGATCGAGATGATGACGAATCATTGTTTTGAATTGATGAATGACTTCAGAAGCATTCTGATAGGCAACAGATCCGGGTTCTTTGTAAGCTCCTTTGACCAGACGAAGCCGGATACCTTCCCGAATCATATCGCGCGTATCTTCCTCGGTGCGATGCAGGTAGGCCTGCAATACTGTACCTGTATTCTGTAGTCCTTCGGAGTGCAGTCTTCTCACAATATCCAGCGTCGCTTGTGTAAATGGACTATCCTCCATATCAATTCGGACAAATAAATCATGCAGCTTGGCTTGTGCAGCAACGGTACGGATATTTCGATAACCCTCTTCCGGGTCGAGTGCGAGGCCCATCTGGGTTGGTTTCAACGAGACATTGGAATCTGCCTTCTCACGTGCAATGCCTTCTACCAGGCGTACATACTCATCCCTGTATAATGCTGCTTCGCTCAGGCGGGTGATACCTTCGCCCAGATGATCGAGCGTAGCCATGATGCCTTTGTTGTTGAGGATGCGGATCTCTTCGAGAGCTTCCTCCAGGGTATTGCCTGCAATGAACTTGCCAGCCAGCTTTTTGCCGTATTTGATGGACAGGTTCTCTACGGATTTGTTGCCTGCCACGGTCAACAACGTTTTGCGATATAGTTCCGTTCCCACACTCATTTTCGTTTCCTCCTTCAGCATTGTGCTAACTTAATTCAAGCAAGAAACGTGCCAGATTTGGCGATGGTCTACTATTTTTCAATGAAGAAGCGGAGCGCTCGCCTAAAAGCTTTCTGAAAGAAAGCTACATCGGAAGCATATGCTATCCCCGGATTTTCCCTCTATAAAAAGGATTCGAAAAATCTGGGGATAACAGCGATCGGAAGGTTGTTCTGTCATCGGAGTGGCCCGTGTAAATTTTCAGTAGTTGAATTTAACGAGAAAAATATTTCGATCCCAACCGGAGTTGGCACGGATTTTGCTACATATATTGGGTGTTGAGTACCATGCAAATCAATTCAGGCGAGCAGCCAGTGAATCCCACATCCTGAAGGAGGAATCATTTATGAATATCCCTTTTGTTAACGAACCATTCACACCCTTTACGGTCCCGGCGAACCAGGAAGCATTTGAAGACGCACTTCGTCAGGTAGAAGCTGAACTGGGGCGGGAATACCCGATTATTATTGGTGGTCAAAAAATAACAAGTAACCGCACGTTAACTTCCGTGAACCCCGCAGCCAAAAATCAGGTTGTCGGAACGATTCATCAGGCAGATCAGGAATTGGCCGAAAAGGCCATTCAGACAGCAGCGGAGACATTCCACACCTGGAAACATACTGACCCGAATGAACGGGCCCGTTATCTGTACAAAGCAGCGGCCATTATGCGCCGTCGCAAGCATGAGTTCTCCGCATGGATGGTATATGAAGCTGGCAAGACCTGGCCTGAAGCCGATGCGGATACAGCGGAAGCCATTGATTTTATGGAATTCTATGCACGGGATATGCAGCGACTGAGTGAACCACAGCCTCTCGTGCGGATTGCAGGGGAAGATAATGAACTGAGTTATATTCCACTGGGCGTTGGCATTGTCATTCCACCTTGGAATTTCCCGCTGGCGATTATGGCTGGCATGACTTCGGCTGCACTGGTATCAGGCAACACAGTGGTCTTGAAGCCTGCCAGCACAACGCCGGTGATTGCGGCTAAATTCATGGAGCTGCTCGCAGAAGTTGGCTTGCCAGATGGCGTCGTGAACTTTTTACCAGGACCAGGTAGTGAAGTTGGCGATTATCTCGTGGATCATGCGCTTACCCGTTTTATCAGCTTCACCGGTTCCAGAGATGTAGGACTGCGGATTAATGAACGTGCAGCCCGTACTGCTCCGGGTCAGAAGTGGATCAAGCGGGTTATTGCAGAGATGGGTGGCAAGGATTCCATCGTTGTAGATAGTGACAGTGATTTGGAACTGGCGGCAGAGTCCATTACCGCTTCGGCATTTGGTTTCTCAGGACAGAAATGTTCGGCGTGTTCCCGTGCTATTATTCATAAGGATGTATATGATGAAGTATTACAAAAAGTGATTGAACGGACACAGAAACTGACGATGGGAAGTCCGCTTGAAGTGGGAAGTCAGGTTGGGCCGGTTATTGATGACAAGGCTTATGAGAAGATTACGGAATATATTGAAATTGGCAAGACTGAGGGACGTCTTGTGCATGGTGGGGGTACCGGGAATGTCGAGGGTTATTTCATTGAACCAACCATTATTGCGGATGTGGACCCGAAAGCCCGGATTGCTCAGGATGAGATTTTTGGACCCGTGCTTGCGTTTATCAAAGCAGAATCCTTCCAGGACGCATTGGATATCGCCAACAATACCGACTATGGTCTGACTGGAGCAGTGATCTCACGTAATCGTGAACATCTGGAACAGGCAAGACGCGAGTACTTCGCGGGTAATCTGTACTTCAACCGGAAATGTACCGGGGCATTGGTAGGCACGCATCCATTTGGCGGGTTTAACATGTCAGGCACGGATTCCAAGGCAGGTGGAAGAGACTATCTGCTGCTGTTTACACAGGCGAAGCTGGTATCGGAGAAATACTAACAGATTAACCATGATCCAACTAAAATCTGCTTACAATCGTTTGAATAGTATGCTATTATCCCAGCAACGCATAAGGAGGGAAACGGATGTTAGGTGTTCAGTTGGTGCAGGAACAACGTATTCGGCTGTCCATCACGCCGGAGATGAAACAATCCTTTCATTTGCTAACCATGTCTGGTCAGGATCTGACTCGTTACTTGCAAGATGTAGCGGAGGAAAATCCCGTGCTTGAGTTGGAAGAACAAGCTGCGCCCCTCGCCCGGATTCCGCGGCGAGGGGATCAGCGCAGATATGCTTCCTACGATCCGCTGCTTCAGGCAAAAGGTGCCGAACCTACATTGGAACAATTGCTGATTGCGCAAATTCGAGTGATGATACTTCCAGACATATTGGAAAATATGGCAGTATATTTGGCAGGGTGCGTTAATGATGATGGATATCTGACGGTTGAACTGGCAGAGGTACAAACAGTGCTAAAGGTGTCCATGAATGAGATTGCAACAGGACTGGAACTTCTCCAGTCTCTAGACCCCGCTGGTGTAGGTGCTCGGAATCTGCAGGAATGTCTGTTGCTCCAGATCAGACGCGATCCAGCGGCTGTTTTGTACGCTGAACGCATGGTGG from Paenibacillus sp. FSL R5-0341 harbors:
- a CDS encoding proline dehydrogenase family protein; the protein is MSVGTELYRKTLLTVAGNKSVENLSIKYGKKLAGKFIAGNTLEEALEEIRILNNKGIMATLDHLGEGITRLSEAALYRDEYVRLVEGIAREKADSNVSLKPTQMGLALDPEEGYRNIRTVAAQAKLHDLFVRIDMEDSPFTQATLDIVRRLHSEGLQNTGTVLQAYLHRTEEDTRDMIREGIRLRLVKGAYKEPGSVAYQNASEVIHQFKTMIRHHLDQGVYTAVASHDDHIINWTKQYAKDRGISPDAFEFQMLYGLRMSEQERLAKEGYRIRCYVPYGTMWYPYYTRRLAEKPANLWMVVKNMFR
- a CDS encoding sigma 54-interacting transcriptional regulator; the protein is MKHLLPDLMSLLRTDTGNLDTGLSKPTIPSTTSLVDTISLFDTSSYLFIQDDGPILGYIAVSDVLYAMMHAHRLMEAYFETTLETAGSALTLINEEAKVAYWTSGAEHVFSISKNDIIGQPAADFFPPDRLQSLKTLYTGETVYRKQHQPRPDLFALINARPVQLDGRIVGAVAAEVDITTEIRLHQELLHMTSKVQHLEKAVARLRPDTDPFARIKGSSPVIRQCLDTIGKISTTSATVLILGESGTGKELFAKAIHDLRELQTAPFIAINCGAIPASLFESELFGYEKGAFSGADPKGKKGKIELAEGGTLFLDEIGEMPLELQVKLLRVLQEKSYFPVGGTRMKQADCRIIAATNQNLLSMIARNEFREDLYYRLNVINLVIPPLRMRKEDIYELTQTFLQEFSLLYNRHIELVPPEVFKLLFQYDWPGNIRELRNVIERLTILTTDGEVKPEYLPDTLISLTAQEQSEMQLTSGIHPHVNSEHEQRQHLAGTEQEARTAANVDNSIDSKLVSNDTYQQKMDTYEAELLLQYLEAAGGNKRTLAKQLGISRATLYNRMKRLGL
- the pruA gene encoding L-glutamate gamma-semialdehyde dehydrogenase produces the protein MNIPFVNEPFTPFTVPANQEAFEDALRQVEAELGREYPIIIGGQKITSNRTLTSVNPAAKNQVVGTIHQADQELAEKAIQTAAETFHTWKHTDPNERARYLYKAAAIMRRRKHEFSAWMVYEAGKTWPEADADTAEAIDFMEFYARDMQRLSEPQPLVRIAGEDNELSYIPLGVGIVIPPWNFPLAIMAGMTSAALVSGNTVVLKPASTTPVIAAKFMELLAEVGLPDGVVNFLPGPGSEVGDYLVDHALTRFISFTGSRDVGLRINERAARTAPGQKWIKRVIAEMGGKDSIVVDSDSDLELAAESITASAFGFSGQKCSACSRAIIHKDVYDEVLQKVIERTQKLTMGSPLEVGSQVGPVIDDKAYEKITEYIEIGKTEGRLVHGGGTGNVEGYFIEPTIIADVDPKARIAQDEIFGPVLAFIKAESFQDALDIANNTDYGLTGAVISRNREHLEQARREYFAGNLYFNRKCTGALVGTHPFGGFNMSGTDSKAGGRDYLLLFTQAKLVSEKY